In Capricornis sumatraensis isolate serow.1 chromosome 2, serow.2, whole genome shotgun sequence, the DNA window AGTCCCAATCTGAGATGAATGGTTTCAGGTAAGTATTTTACCCATAAACAATAACTGTTTTACAATTCACAAAGCACTTTTTTGAATATCAGTATTCTCAAGATAGGCATTCACAAAGCACTTTTTTGAATATCAGTATTCTCAAGATAGGCAGTATAGAATACTACTGAGACAGATACTCTGGGTTCAAAACTGGCTCCACTGCACCACTAGCTATGTGACaccaggcaagttacttaacctctctgaagttCAGTTTCATTATCTGTTTTCATAAGTATTATAATAGTACCACTAAATATAAGGTTATTACATATGAGGAGTAACTATATTTTTACGCTTAAAACAGTAATTGACACATAATTAAGTatccaataaatgttagctattactaTTTTATCATATTCATTTTACAGTCAGGAACCAAGACAAGTGAGTTGTTCAACATCACATAGCTAACAAGTGGAAGGAGCTAGAAGTTAAATCTAGACTGCAAATCCTATGcccttcatctcctgccttcTTGCAAAAGATTATCAAGTGGTTTTTCTGCCCTAACCTGAGGCAGGAGATATATGGGCCCTGGGGGCAAACAGCTGGAGTTTGTTCTGAAACTCTAAGACAAAAATAGCAGGACAatggaggggaggaggtgggctcTGCCCAGTTAAGAGATAAGAAActgaaagtcgttcagtcctgtctatgactctttttgacccatggactatatagtccacggaattctccaggccagaatactggagtgggtaacctttcccttctccaggggatcttcccaacccagggatcgaacccaggtctcccatgttgcaggtgattctttaccaactgagtcacaagggaagcccaagaatactggagtgggtagcctatcccttcttcagggaatcttcctgacgcaggaatcgaactggggtctcctgcattgcaggcggattctttaccaactgagctatcagggaagttaagagataaaagaccacatattccTCATTCTTAAAGGAGACTTCCGTGACTACACAggacagaaaggctccttggaggtcagaAGAGAAGTGGCATCACCTCAGAGCAAGTGATGCAACTACTCAGAGGCCTCTTTGCTAGAATCTATCCTGGCTAAAAGATGCACAGGCACAAAAGGGAGGACCCTGAGACGCACCAAATATTGACTCAGAACCTGGCAAGCAAGACGACTGGtcaaaggaaacctggaagaaatgccccGTAAAGGTATTCAAAATACCACTAGGGCATGACTCTGAGTCTGTCCGTGTGTCTATCCACAcatactgtattctttttttcctaataaacacTTTTACTTGTTTACTACTTTccgtctttgtgggaattcttctCTGCAAAGCTTtgggccttgtcactgaccactggttcAGTGACTAGAATTCAGTGCTTTtgctggcttcaatccctgaccaggaactgaagccCCACTTTAAGCTGTTGCAGACTGAGGCCACTCAAGATCATACCCACTCACCCTCTTTGTGTCTTCCTTGTCTTTGGAATTACATACCAgggtaactgctgctgctgctaagtcgcttcagtcatgtccgactctatgcaactccatagacggtagcccaccaggctcccctgtccctaggattctccaggaaagaacactggagtggattgccatttccttctccaatgcatgaaagttaaaagtgaaagtgaagtcgctcagtcgtatccgactctttgccaccccatggactgcagagtaaCTGAGTAGGTAACAACCTAAGTAGTCAGAGTGGAACTCCTACTCAGGTGCTTTTCTCTGCTTAGTACTGAGACAGGAAGAGGGCaaggcacaacctttaaaagaatgacttaGCCTGAGGATgtgacataaactgattagaaccaaacaGATACAAGATGCTGGACAAGTTGATTTCCACCAGACCTTGAGCCTTAGTATTAGCTCATCATAACCCATCAGCAAGCTAtatgacacacccacaggcatCACAATAGCTCCACGGCCAACCATAAAGGTCAAGAAGTGGGTGGTGGTCCAATTCATGGAAATCCTCAATGATTCCCCCAAAATAGCTGGACtactcctcccactcattagcctatgaaattacctacATCTATAAAGACTGACTACCCCTATACCCTTGGTGTCTCTCTTGCATTCTGGAGGTGGCCCACACTCTGCCCATGGAGTGTGTTTCCTCCCTGAATAAGCcttctttcactttattaatGGCTCGCTcgctcttgaattctttcctgcaaGAAGCTAAGAACCCAAACTTGGTGgctgtcccagggactcagaTGTGACCTGGGATATGACCATCTTCTCAAGACCCACTCTTTCTTGCAAGAGTATTACCTGCTCATATGAAATGCCTTCTAATGCATCAGACAGAAAGATGACTCTCTTCATCGAGTTTTCCAATCATGTTGCTTGAACAGTTACTATGATACATTGCTAGGCAAACCACTGAAAAGCCAAGGGTCTCAACTGAAACCCGTATCAAAAGGGCCAAAAAAGTGACAAAACTCTTTTCAAGAAGTGTACAGAACTGAAATATCAACCATAAACTAATCTTGACATCtttacagttatttttatttcatgtgcTCTCTCAATCTTTATCcacaaacatttgttttaaaataactaaaatgatAATAATTCAACTTATCATTCAAGCTTTTTCATACACTTCTCACACAGATAGTTTAATTCCttgattatattcattttcaacagaaattaagaaattgCATTATATCATATCCTTATTAATAGATACTATAGTTTCTTTCaagatttattattataaatttacCCTATATGTTTTGTAAATGCTACTGTCTTCTCCTAGGAAACTAGTTCCTTACTTCTTAGGTCAAAGAgaatgaattttctttctttctttttttttttttttctttttttggctacacAGCCCagattgtgggatcttagttccctgaccagggacagaacctgaaacaggagggaaaggggcagagcacaacctttgaaagaatgacatagcccgaGGACACAATCAGTTTAttaattagaatcaaatgggccCAAGATGGCAGGCAAGTTAACTTCGACTAGACCCATGACTCTGTATACTGGAGATACACACTCAGAGGCGCCATGACAGCCCCAGGGCTGACATAAATGACCAAGAAGTGGGCAGTGGCCTAACTCCTAGAAATTCCCACtctttccccaaaatagttggaataattctcccactcattagcctatgaaattacccagcccataaacaCTAACCACACCGCATTTCGAGGCCACACTCACCCTCTGCATCAGCCCACACTCTTGTCTGTGGAGTGTTTCTACCACAGCTGCTCCTGCTTTCTGAAATGGCCCACACTCTTGTCTGctgagtgtgtttctctctataaatccacttcttacctatcactttgtctctcactgaattctttctgcagtgAGACATCgagaacctgagcttcatcaGGTCCTGAAACCAGCAGTGTGATCTCAGTTGGAAGACCATGGGTTCTGGCCGGGTTTGAGTCctggcacatgggttcaagttCCAATCTGAGGCAAATGGTTCCAAACCCTCTGCAATGTGTCATCTTCAGTgagagcactgagtcctaacttagtggactgccagggaattcctagtATGAACTTTTTAATAAGGACTTCCTAATATTTACCCAGAGGCTTAAAAATATTTCGACCATATGACCCAATAATTCCACTTACAGGAATTTATCCCGAACCAATAAttagagataaataaaaatatttatgtgtaaagtttttcattatagtttatttataattgtGGAAGGCTAGAACTAGTCCATATGGTTACAAAATACATCAATGTGATTAGCATGTTCCTATATAACCATATAACTAAAGAATAATATTTAAGGAGAACTAAAAAACACTTCTCATCTATTTCATGCTTTCTATTACTTAACCTCTACAACTCAGTGTGTGTATGCACAAGTGTGCACGcatgcactaagtcacttcagtcctgtctgactctttgcgaccctctggactgtagtctaccaggttccaGTTACCCTTATTATCACTATTTTTACAGGTAAGGTGATAGGCTCAGAAAGGTtatgtaacttgcccaaggccacaaagTGACAGAACTAACAGAGCTGGAATTTTAGCctggaggcaacccactccagtactctggcctggaaaatcccaagggcggaggagcctgctaggctgcagtccatggggtccctggactgagcgacttccctttcactttcatgcactggagaaagaaacggcaacccactccagtgttcttgcctggagaatcccagggacaggggagcctggtgggctgccatctctggggtcgcacagagtcggacacgactgaagcgacttagcagcagcagcatggtgtagCTAAAGTAAAAACACACTTCAAGTCAGGAGACCTAGGGTTGAGCCTCAGCTTCATCATCTCCTGGCTATACAATGTTGAGCAAGTCCCTTAAActccctgagcctcaggttcctcatctgtaaaataaaccTAATATTGACTCATACGTTGATTGTGAGAACTACAGAAAACATTCTGTAAACCATAAAGTATGATCAATGATGCTAATTGTTACTGTGGGTCAGTATCAGCTAGAATAATTCAGtatcaatatataaatatctttatCTAAAACCTTACCAATAAGAGTCGCCAAAGAGCAATGAGGTACTGTTGGCGTGAACCTTATAATAACCAAATAGTCGTCTTCATTAATCTCCTGAACCTCCACACAACTTTCCGTTACCACTTCCAGTTCTTCTAAAGTATTGGGCTTCTCTGGATCCCTGATGGTTCGAATCAAATCTAAAGAATCATCAGAAACAAGGTCTTATGTTAAAACATGGATATTctaaatacaattgattttgcCAGTCTTAATCCAAACACTGACTTCTTTTTGTTTGAGCAAATAATACAGTCACTCCCCAGATTTCTGACAGAAATTTccttttgagaaaataattttcatggaTTATTAGTACCTCATGTCCAGTTTCTTGGATCTAATTCTGCAGAGAGAATATGCAAATGGGAAAGTGTTACACAAgctcaagagaaagaaataagttAGTTTCAGGATTTATGGAAATACAATCTGAACTGTCTTTAAAAATGGCTAACATTTTGAAGCATTTCCAAATGAACAAGTTTAGTTTGCCAGGAACTCAGCATTAAGTGAAGATGTTAAGAGTTTAGGCCAGCCCATCAAGGGTCTTTTAAAGTCAGCTATAGACAACAGAATAACTATTCAAGACAGTGTTACACTGTCAGCTGGTAACTCATTCACCAGTTGGCAGACTCACACTAAAGAGCAGAGCCAGGGATACTGGATGAAAAAGCCAAGCCTAAAACAGGGACATGACCACAGTAAGAGAGGAGAAGACAGACACTGAAGTAATTTCAAAGGCAGAATCGACAGACTCTGACAATTGTTTGGACAtagaagacaaagaaagagagaaaaggaagatgacTCAGATTGTAAATCTAACTGCCTGGAAGAAGCaagataaaatgagaagaaaaagggaagaaatttgGGTGGGAACTAAGACAAGTGGATTAAATCTCACATGTAATCATTCTGAGGTGCTTAAGGGGCaaaccaatggaacatttcagcAACACTGAATTGTAGCACAAGGTTTAAGAGAACCAAGGCGAGAGTGGCTGTTGAACACATGGGATTCACAAACAACAGCGAGTATAACCATAGTTTTTAACCTTTGCCAAACAAGGGAATCACTAGGAatgcttcaaaaacaaacaaaacaaaacaaaatctggtGTCTGAGCCCTCCCCAGGATTCTGATTTAACTGATTCATGGGAGGACTTGGGCactgagacttaaaaaaaaaatccctcaggTTATTCTTATGTGCAACCAGGTTGGAGAACCACAAATGTAAAGGGAAAGAGACCCAAGGATAGATCTGTAGGAAGCACCTAATTTGGGGTCAGAAGGAAGCAAAGCAAAAAGCagtagagaaggaaaggggatgATTATTAACATCAAGTGCTGCTGAAAAATTCAGGTTAATGAGAGCCAAACCAGGTCTCTGATTTATTAGTCAGGAGGTCAGCTGCAAGAAAGCACTTTCAGTCGAGGGGTGAAGGTAGAAGCCAGCTTGCAAAAGGGGACGtgagaaagaactgaaaacataatCCTAGGACtttgaaagggaagaaggaaagggcaaagGGCAGTGGGTTTTAAAAAAGCTAGAACAGTGACAAGAATAAGGGAAATGAGTATATTTTTACAACCCAAATAGAGGAAGGGACACTGAACTTTAAGGAGGCTGGTAAAATAAACAGGAATGAATGAGATCAAAGATGTGGGAGGCGGGGTTGGCATTGCAGAGGAAAAGGCTTCCTTCTTACTCTAAGGCTGTAGAAGAAGATAGAAAAGGAGAATAAGAAATGGTGAGGTAGAAAAAAAGCAGTTCGCAAGGGACAAGCTTGATGTTCTCAGGCCTGAGGTTTCCTTCTACTATTTACAGCACTCTTGTAATCAGAAATCCTGCTGAGAAAAACAAATCAGTCAAGCTCTACTTTCTCCCCAGCAACTCCTGAGCTTATCATTTGATTAGAAACAGAATTTGAGAATGGAggcagaaaaaagaaactttgcaAGACTGGTGAAACTTGGGGCTCAGGGAAACAAGTTTTCTTAAAAGGAGTTTGTTCCCCCTCACCCTAGGCCTTTTTCCCTGTAAGGCTCACATACACAAGCTGTATTATATTGTTTACATGTTAAATGACTCTGAAATTAAATCTCACCCCTTATCCAACTTCTCTACTGTTCCAGTGATCTGGAACAGTTGATtaatttctttagaaagaaaGCAATATTGCTCTCCTCACATTATTCCCTTGACTAAAATTCTTCTACTGGTTTTGCACTGATAttcaatttttcatttatatttaaaccTTCAGGATCCAACCCACCTTTCACCACAAACCCTATCCTGTAGCCCTGCCTGCCGCTCCCTAAACAAGTTATTTTCTTACCTCTATAATCTTGCTTCTTCCCTCTGCTTAGTAATCCATGTACCCTTTACAGGCCCAGATCCTAATGCTTCAAGGCCCAATTCAAGTGACCCCTTCTCCTTAAAGTCCTTCCAGATCCCCTAGTCAGAGATTACTGACTCTCTTTCCGCTCTGCCTGTATCTCTCATACAGGTACTTGTACtgcacataatttttaaaaattctttttttgtgtatAAAGGTCCCCTTCAAGGTAAGTTTGAGGACAAGAAATCTCCCTCTTCCAAAGTTGTAGCCCCAGTGCCCTGTTGTCCCTAGATGCTGGAGATGGAGACCTGACGGGACAGGAATCTGTCTAACTGCTTTGGGGAAATCATTCCACTCACACCGGTCACCTGACTAGGGTTAAGTCCTAACCTAGCAAGAGGTAAACAAGAGTAGTGCCAAAGGCATTTAACATTGCTGGCTTCTTCTACTGGTCTATAATTCTTACCTGCATTATTTGCATTCTTGCGGTTAGACTTTTACCCTAGGTTGGGGTTAGCGGGAATCTCTGAGCGCTAGATTCAGTCTTTGTAGTCTCAAAAACAATACTAATAAGTGCAAAAAGGCAACTCATAAAGCAGTCGTGAAGTGGTGAAAAGTGCACCAAGTTAGGAAACAGAAGAGCTTTGGTTTTTGCTGCTTCCTTATGGGCAGAGTGGCCCCCAGGTAGTTGTTTAACCTCTCtaaacctgtttcctcatctgtacaaggAAGATGGTTCCAGGGGTTGAATTGACAATATTCTATGTCCAATATACACATAAAAACTATGTgtgttatatgtacatataaaactCAGTGCGTGTGTATTCTTTTGCACTCCAGGTGTGGGCGTGTTAAAGAACTATAATTTCATGGCCAGGCTCGTGGGGACCTCTTGCCTACTGCCTCTGCAGAAGAGACTggctgtgaccttgggccagcaGTATCCTCAACGGTGGAAAGAGGAGTGTGTGTCCAGGGTTAGGGATAAGAAGGAAGGAGGCTCAAGTGCGGCAATTAGGCCAGTTCTGCTTCCTAATCAAGGATCTTAAACGCCTCTGCCCAGAAGTCTTGAGATGGCCACTAGAACATGGGGGGCACAAAAGGAAAATAACCCAGACTCGGCTTGCTCCGGATTTAGCAAGAGCCTACGCCTTAAGGAAGACCCACATGCCCGCGTGATTTAAGAGTCGGGACAAAAAGTTTTCTACTCTTGCCAAGGAGATACAGCAAAACACCCGAGTTTACACTCCAAACCCTCGTTACCCCAGCCTCCACGTTCACCACCGAATGGTGCCCTGGACAAAATTAATTACCATATACTTCTAGCGCTTTCTCTTCCATGATCCGGGGCTGCCGGGCAGCTCCCCGCTCAGAGAGGCCCGAGAGCCACAGGAATCTGCTCAGCGTCCAAGAGAGCAGTCCGGACACCCGCTCCATCCTCACGTTCCGCCATCCCTGGCGATTGTCCCATCCGAGCCACCGTCTCTCAGTAGCGAGCCTCGCGAGTTATCAACTTCCTGGTCTTCAAATGGGCCAAGAGAAGCCTAAATGTCCAGGGGAGCAGATAATAGGCGGGACCTGACGGATTGTCGCGGAGGACCTAGGGAAAGGAGGCGCAAGGACTACAAGCCCCAGTATGCTTTGCTCGGTTTCGGCGGAGCaagggttggggggggggagggaatcctTGGAGGCACGTGAGGCGCGTTGCGTGCTGGGACGTATGGGCGTTTTCTTTAGAAGACGGCGAGCTGCATTATGGAACCTGTAGTCTCTGACGGTGGcgg includes these proteins:
- the CIAO2A gene encoding cytosolic iron-sulfur assembly component 2A isoform X1, with protein sequence MERVSGLLSWTLSRFLWLSGLSERGAARQPRIMEEKALEVYDLIRTIRDPEKPNTLEELEVVTESCVEVQEINEDDYLVIIRFTPTVPHCSLATLIGLCLRVKLQRCLPFKHKLEIYISEGTHSTEEDINKQINDKERVAAAMENPNLREIVEQCVLEPD
- the CIAO2A gene encoding cytosolic iron-sulfur assembly component 2A isoform X2 gives rise to the protein MERVSGLLSWTLSRFLWLSGLSERGAARQPRIMEEKALEVYDLIRTIRDPEKPNTLEELEVVTESCVEVQEINEDDYLVIIRFTPTVPHCSLATLIVGNLHF